Proteins encoded by one window of Anaerosporomusa subterranea:
- a CDS encoding amino acid ABC transporter permease, with protein sequence MTSSMPATFFEWVYFLLQQYGFLFVKGAVVTLFLAVAGTFIGCLIGLLVGIVQTIPINPKDGMLKRGFYQCVRTILAAYVEIFRGTPMIVQAMVVYYGSMQLYNIDMSPLFAGFLVVSVNTGAYMAETVRGGIISIDIGQTEAAKAIGMNHFQLMSTIILPQALRNIMPQIGNNLIINIKDTSVLNVISVTELYFLSKSAAGAYYRYFEVFFITCVIYFVMTFAVSRFLLWIEKRMDGPDNYSLVPYDPLADPCGPFTPKKGDK encoded by the coding sequence ATGACAAGTTCTATGCCGGCAACGTTCTTTGAGTGGGTGTATTTTCTTCTCCAACAATATGGTTTCTTATTTGTAAAAGGCGCTGTTGTCACGTTGTTCTTGGCCGTAGCAGGTACTTTTATTGGCTGCCTGATCGGCTTATTAGTCGGTATTGTTCAGACTATCCCGATTAATCCTAAAGACGGTATGCTCAAACGGGGCTTTTACCAGTGTGTAAGAACGATTTTAGCGGCATATGTGGAGATATTCCGCGGTACGCCGATGATTGTGCAAGCGATGGTTGTGTACTATGGTTCTATGCAACTTTACAATATTGACATGTCGCCATTGTTTGCAGGATTTTTGGTTGTGTCTGTCAATACCGGCGCCTATATGGCTGAAACCGTACGTGGTGGCATCATTTCTATTGATATCGGCCAGACAGAGGCTGCTAAAGCTATCGGTATGAATCATTTTCAGTTGATGTCCACTATCATTCTGCCGCAAGCATTACGGAATATCATGCCGCAAATCGGTAATAATTTGATTATCAATATTAAGGATACATCAGTCTTAAATGTAATCTCCGTAACCGAGCTATACTTCTTGTCGAAATCAGCCGCAGGTGCCTATTATCGCTATTTTGAAGTTTTCTTTATTACGTGTGTAATTTACTTTGTTATGACCTTTGCTGTATCCCGCTTTTTGTTATGGATAGAAAAGAGAATGGACGGCCCTGACAACTACTCTTTAGTTCCTTATGATCCGTTAGCCGATCCATGCGGACCGTTTACTCCCAAGAAAGGCGATAAGTAA